TTACCATCATGGCTACTGTAGCCATTTTGATTGGGGGTGCCATTGAAATTATCCCCACCATTTTGGTGAAATCCAATGTACCTACCATTTCCAGCGTGCAGCCATATACCCCATTAGAACTTCAGGGCAGGGACCTATACATTTCCCATGGCTGTGTGGGTTGTCACTCTCAAATGATCAGGCCTTTCCGCTCTGAGACAGAACGCTATGGAGAATATTCCAAAGCCGGGGAATATGTTTATGACAGGCCATTCCTCTGGGGTTCTAAGCGTACTGGACCGGATTTGCACAGGGTAGGAGGTAAATATCCGGACTCCTGGCATTACCATCATATGGTCGATCCACAATCCATGTCCCCAGGTTCATTGATGCCTCCTTATCCTTGGATGGCCACCAATATAATGGATCACAGCAATCTACCCGCCAAAATCAAGACCTTGCAGAAATTGGGTGTCCCTTATCCTGAGGGGTATGAGCAACAGGCTCATGCTGATTTGATGGTGCAGGCCGAGCAGATTGTGGCCAACCTGAAGTCTTCAGGTGTAGAAGCCATGCCGGAATCTGAAATAGTGGCGCTGATTGCTTATCTACAGCGATTGGGAACTGATATCAAAAAGACAACTGCTTCTAACCCTTAATCCTTTTGCACTATGAAAAAAGAGATATTGAGTTCAATCGAAAACGTAGAGATTTATCCCATCATCTCCCTTTTGATCTTTGTGATCTTTTTTATCGGGATGTTCATATGGGTGATCCGTGTAGATAAAAATTACATCAATCATATGAAGGATATGCCTTTCAATGATAAACCACAAAATTCCGGCGGCTATGAAAAAGTTTAAAGCATTTATATTATTTATGGTGGGTATGGCAACATCCCTCCCCACTTTCGCCCAAACAAGTGATTTCAATTGGGTAGCCAAACTACAGGAAATGGACGGCAATCAGGTGACTTTACTGGTCATCCTGGCTGTAATCCTGGGCGTGATTTTATTGCTGCTCATTTTGATGATTTACCTGATGTCCTTTATGGTTTCGGTTTTCAAAAAACAAAATCCTGAACTCGCTGCTCAACCTAGCTGGTGGGATGAGTTTAAACTGAAATACATCACGGGAAAAATGAAACCGGTAGGGGGAAAAGAAGAGAAGGATTTGATGATGGATCACTCTTACGATGGCATTGTAGAGCTGGATAACCATATGCCCCCTTGGTTAGCAAACGTGTTTTATATTACGATTGCTTTTGGGGTCATCTATTTCACTTATTTCACTGTGCTCGGTCTGGGTAAAACCCAGATTGAGGAATATGAAGAAGAGCTCCGTATTGCCTCCATTGAAGCCGAAAAAAGATCTGCCTTGGCCTTAAGTTCCATAGATGAAAATTCGGTGGTATTTGATAACTCTACGGCTGCATTGAATTCAGGTAAAAGTATTTTTGAAGCCAACTGTGCTGCCTGCCATGCTGCTGATGGTGGAGGAGGGGTCGGACCTAACCTCACAGATGAATATTGGATTCACGGCGGCAGTATCAATGATGTATTCAAGGTGGTGAAATATGGTGTGGTAGCTAAGGGGATGATTCCTTGGCAGGACCAATTGAGTCCTGAAGAAATGCAAAATGTTTCCAGCTACATCCTGACTTTGGTAGGCACATCTCCTGCCAATCCAAAAGCACCGGAGGGTGAAAAATATGAGCCTGTTGCAGAGGAACCTTCAGAAGCTACAGCTGAAGCGGATCCTGAGGCAGAAAATGCGGATTGAATTACATTTCCATTATCAGGGGGGTATGGAAGCTCCCCTGATTTAATTTCTAAAAAATGAGTTCCAAAAACCCCCATCTAGATCCGGAAAAGTTCCGAGATTCACTGGCTACGGTCAGGGAGGATGGAAAACGAAATTGGATTTACCCCAAAAAGGTAAGTGGAAAGTTCTACCGTTGGAGGACCTATCTTTCCTGGGTCCTGCTGGCAATACTTTTCATTGGCCCATTTATTAAAGTGGGAGGCAGGCCCTACATGTTGTTCAATATTTTTGAACGAAAGTTTATCATATTTGGTGCAGCATTTTGGCCACAGGATACCCATTTGCTGATTTTTTTATTGCTCATTTTTTTTGTTTTCGTCATTCTCTTTACTGCCGTCTTTGGACGGGTGTTTTGTGGATGGGCATGTCCCCAAACTTTGTTTATGGAAATGGTTTTCCGAAAAATCGAATACTGGATTGAAGGTGATG
This Cecembia calidifontis DNA region includes the following protein-coding sequences:
- a CDS encoding cbb3-type cytochrome c oxidase subunit 3, with product MKKEILSSIENVEIYPIISLLIFVIFFIGMFIWVIRVDKNYINHMKDMPFNDKPQNSGGYEKV
- a CDS encoding cbb3-type cytochrome c oxidase N-terminal domain-containing protein, which encodes MKKFKAFILFMVGMATSLPTFAQTSDFNWVAKLQEMDGNQVTLLVILAVILGVILLLLILMIYLMSFMVSVFKKQNPELAAQPSWWDEFKLKYITGKMKPVGGKEEKDLMMDHSYDGIVELDNHMPPWLANVFYITIAFGVIYFTYFTVLGLGKTQIEEYEEELRIASIEAEKRSALALSSIDENSVVFDNSTAALNSGKSIFEANCAACHAADGGGGVGPNLTDEYWIHGGSINDVFKVVKYGVVAKGMIPWQDQLSPEEMQNVSSYILTLVGTSPANPKAPEGEKYEPVAEEPSEATAEADPEAENAD